A stretch of the Bacillus licheniformis DSM 13 = ATCC 14580 genome encodes the following:
- a CDS encoding polysaccharide deacetylase family protein: MSGKPSFRWVKMLIFLTILIGLAGYSYNKVSSNSQEPPQPKKDRGQSGLGVESMVNDSKQERYAIHYPVFHIKEIDEQIKDYVNQELAGFKEDNAKAQAQDEDGPFELNIKYKVVYYTKDTASVVLNQYIEAGGVSGTTSVKTFNADLKQKKLLSLQDLFEENSDFLNRISSIAYQELKNRNPSADMALLKEGTSPQEEHFSRFALLENEVEFYFEKKQTGLEQSVKIKKEWVKDILKDRYQDMKKNRLQAKPDQEPVPLPKQAKINPDEKVIALTFDDGPNPATTNKILNALQKHEGHATFFVLGSRAQYYPETIKRMLKEGNEVGNHSWDHPLLTRLSNEKAYQEINDTQEMIEKISGHLPVHLRPPYGGINDSVRSLSNLKVSLWDVDPEDWKYKNKQKIVNHVMSHAGDGKIVLMHDIYATSADAAEEIIKKLKAKGYQLVTVSQLEEVKKQRGY, from the coding sequence ATGTCTGGCAAACCATCATTTCGATGGGTTAAAATGTTGATTTTTTTAACGATATTAATAGGTTTGGCAGGGTACTCTTACAATAAAGTGTCAAGCAACAGCCAAGAGCCCCCTCAGCCAAAAAAAGACCGCGGACAATCCGGCCTCGGCGTCGAATCCATGGTCAATGACAGCAAACAAGAGAGGTATGCCATCCATTATCCGGTGTTTCACATAAAAGAAATCGATGAACAAATAAAAGATTATGTGAATCAAGAATTGGCCGGTTTTAAAGAGGATAACGCAAAGGCCCAGGCTCAGGATGAAGACGGGCCTTTTGAACTGAACATTAAATATAAGGTTGTCTATTATACAAAGGATACGGCCAGTGTTGTGCTGAATCAATACATAGAGGCCGGCGGCGTATCGGGTACAACATCTGTCAAGACGTTTAACGCTGATTTAAAGCAGAAAAAGCTGCTGTCCCTTCAAGATCTGTTTGAAGAGAATTCAGATTTTCTGAACAGGATTTCAAGCATTGCCTATCAGGAATTGAAAAATCGGAATCCGTCTGCTGACATGGCTTTATTAAAAGAAGGGACGAGCCCTCAGGAAGAACATTTCAGCCGCTTCGCGCTTCTTGAAAACGAGGTGGAATTTTATTTTGAGAAAAAACAAACCGGTCTTGAACAGTCTGTAAAAATAAAAAAAGAATGGGTAAAAGATATTTTAAAAGACCGATATCAGGATATGAAAAAGAATCGTCTTCAGGCCAAACCTGATCAGGAGCCTGTTCCGCTTCCGAAGCAAGCGAAAATTAATCCCGATGAAAAAGTGATTGCCCTCACATTTGATGACGGTCCGAATCCCGCTACAACGAATAAAATATTAAACGCTTTACAGAAGCATGAAGGGCATGCGACCTTCTTTGTGCTTGGAAGCAGAGCGCAATATTATCCCGAAACGATAAAACGGATGCTGAAGGAAGGAAACGAAGTCGGCAACCATTCCTGGGACCATCCGTTATTGACAAGGCTGTCAAATGAAAAAGCGTATCAGGAGATTAACGACACGCAAGAAATGATCGAAAAAATCAGCGGACACCTGCCTGTACACTTGCGTCCTCCATACGGCGGGATCAATGATTCCGTCCGCTCGCTTTCCAATCTGAAGGTTTCATTGTGGGATGTTGATCCGGAAGATTGGAAGTACAAAAATAAGCAAAAGATTGTCAATCATGTCATGAGCCATGCGGGAGACGGAAAAATCGTCTTAATGCACGATATTTATGCAACGTCCGCAGATGCTGCTGAAGAGATTATTAAAAAGCTGAAAGCAAAAGGCTATCAATTGGTAACTGTATCTCAGCTTGAAGAAGTGAAGAAGCAGAGAGGCTATTGA
- the amyS gene encoding alpha-amylase — translation MKQQKRLYARLLPLLFALIFLLPHSAAAAANLKGTLMQYFEWYMPNDGQHWKRLQNDSAYLAEHGITAVWIPPAYKGTSQADVGYGAYDLYDLGEFHQKGTVRTKYGTKGELQSAIKSLHSRDINVYGDVVINHKGGADATEDVTAVEVDPADRNRVISGEHRIKAWTHFHFPGRGSTYSDFKWHWYHFDGTDWDESRKLNRIYKFQGKAWDWEVSNENGNYDYLMYADIDYDHPDVAAEIKRWGTWYANELQLDGFRLDAVKHIKFSFLRDWVNHVREKTGKEMFTVAEYWQNDLGALENYLNKTNFNHSVFDVPLHYQFHAASTQGGGYDMRKLLNGTVVSKHPLKAVTFVDNHDTQPGQSLESTVQTWFKPLAYAFILTRESGYPQVFYGDMYGTKGDSQREIPALKHKIEPILKARKQYAYGAQHDYFDHHDIVGWTREGDSSVANSGLAALITDGPGGAKRMYVGRQNAGETWHDITGNRSEPVVINSEGWGEFHVNGGSVSIYVQR, via the coding sequence ATGAAACAACAAAAACGGCTTTACGCCCGATTGCTGCCGCTGTTATTTGCGCTCATCTTCTTGCTGCCTCATTCTGCAGCAGCGGCGGCAAATCTTAAAGGGACGCTGATGCAGTATTTTGAATGGTACATGCCCAATGACGGCCAACATTGGAAGCGCTTGCAAAACGACTCGGCATATTTGGCTGAACACGGTATTACTGCCGTCTGGATTCCCCCGGCATATAAGGGAACGAGCCAAGCGGATGTGGGCTACGGTGCTTACGACCTTTATGATTTAGGGGAGTTTCATCAAAAAGGGACGGTTCGGACAAAGTACGGCACAAAAGGAGAGCTGCAATCTGCGATCAAAAGTCTTCATTCCCGCGACATTAACGTTTACGGGGATGTGGTCATCAACCACAAAGGCGGCGCTGATGCGACCGAAGATGTAACCGCGGTTGAAGTCGATCCCGCTGACCGCAACCGCGTAATTTCAGGAGAACACCGAATTAAAGCCTGGACACATTTTCATTTTCCGGGGCGCGGCAGCACATACAGCGATTTTAAATGGCATTGGTACCATTTTGACGGAACCGATTGGGACGAGTCCCGAAAGCTGAACCGCATCTATAAGTTTCAAGGAAAGGCTTGGGATTGGGAAGTTTCCAATGAAAACGGCAACTATGATTATTTGATGTATGCCGACATCGATTATGACCATCCTGATGTCGCAGCAGAAATTAAGAGATGGGGCACTTGGTATGCCAATGAACTGCAATTGGACGGTTTCCGTCTTGATGCTGTCAAACACATTAAATTTTCTTTTTTGCGGGATTGGGTTAATCATGTCAGGGAAAAAACGGGGAAGGAAATGTTTACGGTAGCTGAATATTGGCAGAATGACTTGGGCGCGCTGGAAAACTATTTGAACAAAACAAATTTTAATCATTCAGTGTTTGACGTGCCGCTTCATTATCAGTTCCATGCTGCATCGACACAGGGAGGCGGCTATGATATGAGGAAATTGCTGAACGGTACGGTCGTTTCCAAGCATCCGTTGAAAGCGGTTACATTTGTCGATAACCATGATACACAGCCGGGGCAATCGCTTGAGTCGACTGTCCAAACATGGTTTAAGCCGCTTGCTTACGCTTTTATTCTCACAAGGGAATCTGGATACCCTCAGGTTTTCTACGGGGATATGTACGGGACGAAAGGAGACTCCCAGCGCGAAATTCCTGCCTTGAAACACAAAATTGAACCGATCTTAAAAGCGAGAAAACAGTATGCGTACGGAGCACAGCATGATTATTTCGACCACCATGACATTGTCGGCTGGACAAGGGAAGGCGACAGCTCGGTTGCAAATTCAGGTTTGGCGGCATTAATAACAGACGGACCCGGTGGGGCAAAGCGAATGTATGTCGGCCGGCAAAACGCCGGTGAGACATGGCATGACATTACCGGAAACCGTTCGGAGCCGGTTGTCATCAATTCGGAAGGCTGGGGAGAGTTTCACGTAAACGGCGGGTCGGTTTCAATTTATGTTCAAAGATAG
- a CDS encoding LacI family DNA-binding transcriptional regulator, whose translation MATLSDVAKKANVSKMTVSRVINHPETVTDELKKLVHSAMKELNYIPNYAARALVQNRTQVVKLLILEEMDTTEPYYMNLLTGISRELDRHHYALQLVTRKSLNIGQCDGIIATGLRKADFEGLIKVFEKPVVVFGQNEMGYDFIDVNNEKGTYMATRHVIGLGVRNVVFFGIDLDEPFERSREKGYLQAMEGSLKKAAIFRMENSSKKSEARAREVLASFDAPAAVVCASDRIALGVIRAVQSLGKRIPEDVAVTGYDGVFLDRIASPRLTTVRQPVVEMGEACARILLKKINEDGAPQGNQFFEPELIVRESTL comes from the coding sequence ATGGCAACGTTATCTGATGTAGCAAAGAAAGCAAATGTGTCGAAAATGACGGTATCGCGGGTGATCAATCATCCTGAGACTGTGACGGATGAATTGAAAAAGCTTGTTCATTCCGCAATGAAGGAGCTCAATTATATACCGAACTATGCAGCAAGAGCGCTCGTTCAAAACAGAACACAGGTCGTCAAGCTGCTCATACTGGAAGAAATGGATACAACAGAACCTTATTATATGAATCTGTTAACGGGAATCAGCCGCGAGCTGGACCGTCATCATTATGCTTTGCAGCTTGTCACAAGGAAATCTCTCAATATCGGCCAGTGCGACGGCATTATTGCGACGGGGTTGAGAAAAGCCGATTTTGAAGGGCTCATCAAGGTTTTTGAAAAGCCTGTCGTTGTATTCGGGCAAAATGAAATGGGCTACGATTTTATTGATGTTAACAATGAAAAAGGAACCTATATGGCAACACGTCACGTCATTGGTCTGGGCGTCCGCAATGTCGTCTTTTTTGGGATCGATTTGGATGAGCCCTTTGAACGGTCAAGGGAAAAAGGCTACCTTCAGGCGATGGAAGGCAGTCTGAAAAAAGCAGCGATTTTCCGGATGGAAAACAGTTCAAAAAAAAGTGAAGCACGCGCGCGGGAAGTGCTTGCATCCTTTGACGCACCTGCAGCGGTTGTTTGCGCTTCGGACCGAATCGCGCTCGGGGTTATCCGCGCGGTGCAATCGCTTGGTAAAAGAATTCCGGAAGATGTCGCGGTCACCGGCTATGACGGGGTGTTTCTCGACCGGATCGCTTCGCCTCGCCTGACAACCGTCAGACAGCCTGTTGTTGAAATGGGAGAGGCTTGCGCGAGAATCCTGCTGAAAAAAATCAATGAAGACGGAGCGCCGCAAGGCAATCAATTTTTTGAGCCGGAGCTTATTGTCCGCGAATCGACTTTGTAG
- a CDS encoding glycoside hydrolase family 13 protein — protein MMEYAAIHHQPFSSDAYSYNGRTLHIKIRTKKDDAEHVRLVWGDPYEYTGGTWKANELAMAKIAATSTHDYWFAEVAPPFRRLQYGFILTGADDRDTFYGSNGACPFAGKAADIGKHCFKFPFVHEADTFDAPDWVKSTVWYQIFPERFASGREDLSPENALPWGSKDPEAHDFFGGDLQGIMDKLDYLEDLGVGGIYLTPIFAAPSNHKYDTLDYCSIDPHFGDEELFRTLVSRIHERGMKIMLDAVFNHIGSASQEWQDVVKNGETSRYKDWFHIHSFPVKEGSYDTFAFTPEMPKLNTANPEVQAYLLDIALYWIREFDIDGWRLDVANEVDHAFWKKFRQAVTAEKPDIFILGEIWHQADPWLRGDEFHSVMNYPFTEPMIDYFADGSISASQMASRINSHLMSGMKQVNEVMFNLLDSHDTKRILTRCGGDDKKVRSLLAFMFAQTGSPCIYYGTEVGLDGGDDPLCRKCMVWEEEKQNQEMLAFMKRLIALRKQENDVLTYGALEWKLVDDQNDFVSFSRTHEGKELIYFFHQGSEVRRVRLRDLKIASDKRIYDAWTEEALQHDDVVDIQPGGFFILGAV, from the coding sequence ATGATGGAATATGCAGCGATACATCATCAGCCTTTCAGCTCTGATGCCTATTCTTACAATGGACGGACATTGCACATCAAGATCCGTACAAAAAAGGATGATGCCGAACACGTCCGCTTGGTTTGGGGCGATCCTTACGAATACACCGGCGGCACATGGAAAGCGAACGAGCTTGCGATGGCGAAAATTGCCGCAACAAGCACCCATGATTACTGGTTTGCCGAAGTGGCGCCTCCATTCAGGCGTCTGCAATACGGATTTATCCTGACAGGCGCTGATGATCGAGACACTTTTTACGGAAGCAATGGTGCATGTCCGTTTGCCGGGAAAGCGGCGGATATAGGCAAACACTGTTTTAAATTTCCGTTTGTTCATGAGGCAGACACGTTTGATGCACCTGACTGGGTCAAATCAACCGTCTGGTATCAAATTTTTCCGGAGCGCTTTGCCAGCGGGCGGGAAGATTTGTCTCCGGAAAACGCTTTGCCATGGGGAAGCAAAGATCCTGAGGCGCACGATTTTTTCGGAGGGGATTTGCAGGGGATCATGGACAAGCTGGACTATTTGGAAGACTTGGGGGTAGGCGGAATCTATTTGACGCCGATCTTTGCCGCGCCTTCCAACCATAAATACGACACATTGGACTATTGCTCCATCGATCCGCATTTTGGCGATGAGGAGCTCTTTCGCACGCTGGTCAGCCGGATTCACGAGCGGGGAATGAAAATCATGCTTGATGCTGTTTTTAACCACATTGGCAGCGCTTCGCAAGAGTGGCAGGATGTTGTCAAAAACGGTGAAACGTCCCGCTATAAAGACTGGTTCCATATTCATTCTTTCCCTGTTAAAGAAGGCAGCTATGATACATTTGCGTTTACTCCCGAGATGCCGAAGCTCAATACGGCCAACCCGGAAGTTCAGGCTTATTTGCTTGATATTGCGCTGTACTGGATCCGCGAATTTGATATCGACGGCTGGCGTTTGGATGTGGCAAATGAAGTTGATCATGCGTTTTGGAAGAAATTCCGGCAAGCCGTCACGGCAGAAAAGCCCGACATTTTTATATTGGGCGAAATCTGGCATCAGGCTGATCCGTGGCTTAGAGGAGACGAATTTCATTCGGTCATGAACTACCCGTTCACAGAACCGATGATTGACTATTTTGCAGACGGATCGATTTCAGCTTCGCAAATGGCCAGCCGCATCAATTCGCATTTAATGAGCGGGATGAAGCAGGTCAATGAGGTGATGTTTAATTTGCTGGACAGTCATGACACGAAGCGGATTTTGACAAGATGCGGAGGAGATGACAAAAAGGTGCGCTCTCTTTTGGCATTCATGTTTGCTCAGACAGGCTCGCCGTGCATTTATTACGGAACGGAAGTCGGGCTTGACGGCGGCGATGATCCATTGTGCCGGAAGTGCATGGTTTGGGAAGAGGAAAAACAGAATCAAGAGATGCTCGCATTTATGAAACGGCTGATCGCTTTGCGAAAACAAGAGAATGATGTATTGACTTATGGCGCGCTTGAGTGGAAGCTGGTTGATGACCAAAACGATTTTGTCAGTTTTTCTCGAACGCATGAAGGAAAAGAGCTGATCTACTTCTTCCACCAGGGCAGCGAGGTGCGCCGTGTCAGATTGCGGGATTTGAAGATTGCAAGCGATAAAAGAATATACGATGCGTGGACGGAAGAAGCGCTTCAGCATGATGATGTGGTCGACATTCAGCCAGGCGGATTTTTCATTTTGGGGGCGGTCTAA
- a CDS encoding extracellular solute-binding protein — protein MQHLKKGILVLLASVLLFGLAACSSSKETGGSGGKKVLTVSVEEVYKPYVESIKEGFEKENDVTVKIVEKPMFDQLEALPLDGPAGNAPDVMLAAYDRIGGLGQQGHLLEVKPSDTKSFGDKEMQQVTVGGKVYGIPLVIETLVLYYNKDLLKTPPKTFNELEDLTKDKRFAFSSEKGKSTAFLAKWTDFYMSYGLMAGYGGYVFGADGTDSGDIGLNNKGAVEAVEYAEKWFSEYWPKGMQDNTSADDFIQQTFMDGKAAAVIGGPWSASNYKEAGLNYGAAKIPTLPNGKEYAPFAGGKGWVASKYTKEPELAEKWLQYAANDENAYRFYEDTNEVPANLAARKKAGEQKSELTSAVITQYETATPTPNIPEMAEVWTGAESLIFDAAAGKKSAQQSADDAVRVIKENIKEKYVK, from the coding sequence ATGCAACATTTAAAAAAAGGAATTTTAGTGCTGCTGGCGTCAGTTCTGCTGTTCGGTCTTGCCGCCTGTTCAAGTTCAAAGGAAACGGGAGGCAGCGGCGGGAAAAAAGTGCTGACCGTGTCTGTAGAAGAGGTCTATAAACCTTACGTCGAAAGCATAAAGGAAGGTTTTGAAAAAGAGAATGATGTGACAGTCAAAATCGTTGAAAAGCCGATGTTCGACCAGCTTGAAGCGCTTCCGCTTGACGGTCCGGCAGGCAATGCGCCCGATGTCATGCTTGCGGCATACGACCGTATCGGCGGCTTAGGACAGCAAGGTCATTTGCTGGAAGTCAAACCGTCTGACACAAAAAGCTTCGGAGACAAAGAAATGCAGCAGGTGACGGTTGGCGGAAAAGTCTATGGAATCCCGCTTGTTATTGAAACTCTCGTACTCTATTACAACAAAGACCTGTTAAAAACGCCGCCAAAAACTTTTAACGAGCTCGAGGATTTAACAAAAGACAAGAGGTTCGCTTTTTCTTCGGAAAAAGGAAAATCGACCGCCTTTCTTGCAAAATGGACGGACTTTTACATGTCATACGGTTTAATGGCCGGATACGGCGGATATGTATTCGGAGCTGACGGCACGGATTCCGGAGACATCGGTCTGAACAACAAGGGAGCCGTAGAGGCGGTGGAATACGCCGAAAAATGGTTTAGTGAATATTGGCCGAAAGGCATGCAGGACAATACGAGCGCAGACGATTTTATCCAGCAGACCTTTATGGACGGAAAAGCAGCGGCTGTTATCGGAGGTCCTTGGTCGGCTTCCAATTATAAAGAAGCCGGTTTGAACTACGGCGCAGCGAAAATCCCGACATTGCCGAACGGAAAAGAGTATGCCCCGTTTGCAGGCGGAAAAGGCTGGGTCGCCTCAAAATATACGAAAGAGCCGGAGCTTGCTGAGAAATGGCTTCAATATGCCGCAAATGACGAAAACGCTTACCGCTTTTATGAAGATACGAACGAAGTTCCGGCCAACCTCGCTGCTCGAAAGAAAGCAGGGGAGCAAAAAAGCGAGCTGACGTCGGCGGTCATCACACAATACGAAACGGCGACTCCAACTCCGAATATTCCGGAAATGGCCGAAGTGTGGACAGGTGCAGAAAGCTTGATATTTGACGCGGCAGCAGGGAAAAAATCGGCTCAGCAATCAGCGGATGATGCCGTGCGCGTGATCAAAGAAAACATTAAAGAAAAGTATGTGAAATAA
- a CDS encoding carbohydrate ABC transporter permease, translated as MNKDQTLANRSRKAALLSIIPGAGQIANRQFSKGILFLVITGLFICELAIFGYQALIGLVTLGTVPGEDHSLFLLIEGTLQLILTLVFLMFYIFNLYDARKTAAMKAAGLKISETAGDMIRNAGDKGFPYLFTLPAYLMMVFVIIFPVLVTLFIAFTNYDFYHIPPNSLIDWVGFKNFMNIFFLGSYRQTFADVLGWTIIWTICATTLQIVLGIVTALIVNQNFIKGKRMFRIIFLLPWAVPAFITIMSFANIFNDSAGAMNVQVIPLLNQLPFVDIPAVAWKTDPFWTKTALIMIQTWLGFPYIYVMVTGVLQAIPGELYEAAKIDGATFIQRFKHITLPMILFATAPVMITQYTFNFNNFSIIYLFNEGGPGSAGAGAGSTDILISWIYKLTTGTSPQYSVAAAVTLLISFIVIGVSLIAFKKSNAFGNEEVM; from the coding sequence ATGAACAAAGACCAAACACTAGCAAACCGGAGCCGGAAGGCAGCGCTGTTATCGATAATTCCCGGTGCTGGCCAGATTGCAAACCGGCAGTTTTCAAAGGGGATCCTTTTTCTAGTCATCACAGGCTTGTTTATTTGTGAGTTAGCGATTTTCGGTTATCAGGCGCTGATCGGTCTCGTGACGCTGGGGACTGTCCCCGGAGAAGACCACTCGCTGTTTCTCTTGATAGAGGGCACGCTGCAATTGATTTTGACGCTCGTTTTCTTGATGTTTTACATCTTTAATCTGTATGATGCCCGGAAGACCGCCGCGATGAAGGCGGCGGGTTTGAAAATCAGCGAGACGGCTGGGGACATGATCAGAAATGCAGGTGACAAAGGGTTTCCGTATTTATTTACGCTGCCGGCATATCTCATGATGGTGTTTGTGATTATTTTTCCGGTGCTGGTGACTCTGTTTATCGCGTTTACAAACTACGATTTTTATCATATTCCGCCAAACAGTCTCATCGACTGGGTCGGCTTTAAAAATTTCATGAATATCTTTTTCCTTGGCTCGTATCGGCAAACATTCGCCGATGTGCTGGGCTGGACGATCATCTGGACGATCTGTGCGACGACGCTGCAAATTGTTCTCGGCATCGTGACGGCGCTGATCGTCAATCAGAACTTTATTAAAGGCAAGCGGATGTTCCGGATCATCTTCCTGCTTCCGTGGGCCGTTCCGGCATTTATTACGATTATGAGCTTCGCCAACATTTTCAACGACTCGGCGGGCGCGATGAACGTCCAGGTGATCCCGCTTTTGAACCAGCTTCCGTTCGTCGACATCCCGGCTGTCGCATGGAAGACCGATCCGTTCTGGACGAAGACGGCTTTGATTATGATCCAGACGTGGCTCGGTTTTCCCTACATTTATGTCATGGTGACGGGGGTGCTTCAGGCGATTCCCGGAGAGCTTTATGAAGCGGCAAAGATTGACGGCGCGACATTTATTCAGCGCTTTAAACACATTACGCTGCCGATGATTTTATTTGCGACCGCACCGGTGATGATTACCCAGTATACATTTAATTTCAATAACTTCTCGATCATCTATTTATTTAATGAAGGCGGTCCGGGGAGTGCGGGGGCCGGAGCCGGGTCAACCGACATCTTAATATCCTGGATCTATAAGCTGACGACGGGGACGTCGCCGCAGTATTCCGTGGCGGCTGCTGTCACACTGCTCATTTCTTTCATTGTCATCGGGGTTTCCCTGATTGCTTTTAAGAAATCGAATGCCTTTGGCAATGAGGAGGTCATGTAG
- a CDS encoding sugar ABC transporter permease, which translates to MRGLFKNTRFTGMLNKVLTYIFLAFLSIVIIYPLLITASSAFRVGNVAAFTLDFSGAWTLDHFKRLFEETLYLNWYGNTLVIALSVMVFQVTIVTLAGYTYSRYRFAGRKKSLIFFLIIQMVPTMAALTAFYVLAMLIGALDQYWFLTAIYIGGGIPMNTWLMKGYFDTVPREIDEAARIDGAGHLRIFASVVLPLVKPMLAVQALWAFMGPFGDYLLAKFLLRSPESLTIAVGLQTFISNPQQQKVALFAAGAILAALPICILFFFLQKNFVSGLTSGGTKG; encoded by the coding sequence ATGAGAGGGCTTTTTAAAAATACGCGGTTCACCGGGATGCTGAACAAGGTTTTGACCTATATATTTTTGGCGTTTTTAAGCATCGTGATTATTTATCCGCTTTTGATCACAGCATCATCCGCATTCCGGGTCGGGAATGTAGCGGCTTTTACACTCGATTTTTCGGGCGCATGGACATTGGACCACTTTAAGCGGCTGTTTGAAGAGACGCTTTACCTCAATTGGTACGGGAATACACTTGTGATCGCTCTGTCTGTCATGGTGTTCCAGGTGACGATTGTGACGCTTGCCGGCTATACGTACAGCCGCTACCGGTTTGCGGGCCGAAAAAAGAGCCTCATTTTCTTTTTGATCATTCAAATGGTGCCGACGATGGCGGCGCTGACCGCTTTTTACGTCCTGGCCATGCTGATCGGAGCTTTGGACCAATATTGGTTTTTAACTGCAATCTATATCGGCGGCGGAATTCCGATGAACACATGGCTGATGAAGGGCTACTTTGATACAGTGCCGAGAGAAATCGATGAAGCGGCGCGAATTGATGGAGCGGGGCACCTGCGGATCTTTGCTTCGGTCGTTCTCCCGCTTGTGAAACCGATGCTTGCAGTCCAGGCGCTGTGGGCGTTTATGGGGCCGTTCGGCGACTATCTGCTGGCGAAATTTCTGCTTCGGTCGCCGGAAAGCCTGACCATCGCCGTCGGTTTGCAGACATTCATCTCCAATCCGCAGCAGCAAAAAGTCGCGCTGTTTGCAGCTGGGGCGATTCTTGCAGCTCTGCCGATTTGCATCTTGTTCTTCTTTCTCCAAAAGAACTTTGTGTCCGGTTTGACATCCGGCGGAACGAAGGGATAA
- a CDS encoding DUF1189 domain-containing protein: MNDMRNEKLIVRFLKAAASPAGVMRCKHAFSWLEISFLFMFLTACLMAPMTLAFMKMDRFNAGYLIPNVAQEADAAFIKQLKGYQLTNGRLKGEDELYRVEKGRTLLAVDLKDELKTSGENGRIKAEGYQNALIFQSDHLIISDQSGAGFSVRYPAKAGLNDLDAGHLGDFIGAMWFAQYKPLIIMLACSAVFIISLFLTAVLAGGIWISKKSNMTGIRSFKEAAAAAVCGSALPAGAAMAFGMISFDFIAMLLIHSCGSALMVSFIFRHIFKNRHHNENLQSGGNHGKSAAI, from the coding sequence ATGAACGACATGCGAAACGAAAAGCTGATCGTCCGATTTCTTAAAGCAGCGGCATCACCGGCGGGCGTCATGCGCTGCAAACATGCATTCAGCTGGCTCGAAATTTCTTTTCTGTTTATGTTTTTGACTGCTTGTTTAATGGCGCCTATGACCCTTGCGTTTATGAAAATGGACCGCTTCAATGCCGGGTATCTGATCCCGAACGTCGCTCAAGAGGCTGACGCGGCATTCATCAAACAATTAAAAGGCTACCAATTGACAAACGGAAGATTGAAGGGCGAAGACGAGCTGTACCGTGTGGAGAAAGGGAGAACCCTGCTGGCCGTCGATTTGAAGGATGAATTAAAAACAAGCGGTGAGAACGGGCGGATAAAAGCGGAAGGCTATCAAAATGCGCTCATCTTTCAGTCAGATCATCTGATCATCAGTGATCAAAGCGGAGCGGGGTTTTCCGTTCGCTATCCGGCAAAGGCTGGGCTGAATGATCTGGATGCCGGTCATTTGGGGGATTTTATCGGTGCAATGTGGTTTGCCCAATATAAGCCGCTTATCATCATGCTGGCCTGTTCGGCGGTTTTCATCATCTCGCTTTTTTTAACGGCCGTTCTGGCGGGAGGCATCTGGATCTCCAAAAAATCCAACATGACCGGGATAAGGTCGTTTAAGGAAGCGGCCGCAGCGGCGGTGTGCGGATCGGCGCTTCCGGCAGGAGCCGCAATGGCTTTCGGTATGATCAGCTTTGACTTCATCGCGATGCTGCTCATCCATTCGTGCGGTAGTGCTTTGATGGTCTCTTTCATTTTCAGGCACATCTTCAAGAACCGCCATCACAACGAAAATCTACAGTCAGGAGGAAATCATGGCAAATCAGCGGCTATTTGA